A stretch of Lathyrus oleraceus cultivar Zhongwan6 chromosome 6, CAAS_Psat_ZW6_1.0, whole genome shotgun sequence DNA encodes these proteins:
- the LOC127094383 gene encoding uncharacterized protein LOC127094383, producing MDSEEEDEQVIAEEVEAMKSVYKNDCTILNSIPPHFHLSLKPRTVDVSSQQFVEIVLEVHATPQYPKEPPSVAIVDCKGLDQHRQKHLLNHIQTKANELSPGLMLVALCEEAVEKLSDMNHPDGDCPLCLFPLVAEEHQSETLPFMKLMSCFHCFHSECIIRWWNWLESSKQTGSSKSDNATARRNRGMCNCKVAFDDRHV from the exons ATGGACAgcgaagaagaagatgaacaagTGATAGCTGAAGAAGTTGAAGCCATGAAATCCGTTTATAAAAACGATTGTACCATTCTCAATTCCATTCCTCCTCACTTCCATTTATCCCTCAAACCCAGAACCGTTGATGTTTCTTCTCA GCAATTTGTAGAAATTGTTCTTGAGGTACATGCAACTCCACAG TATCCAAAAGAACCTCCTTCTGTTGCTATTGTGGATTGCAAGGGTTTGGATCAACATAGACAAAAGCATttattgaatcatattcaaactaAAGCCAACGAGCTTTCCCCTGGATTAATGCTCGTAGCTCTTTGTGAG GAAGCTGTAGAGAAACTCTCAGATATGAATCATCCTGATGGTGATTGTCCATTGTGCTTATTCCCATTGGTGGCAGAAGAACACCAAAGTGAAACCTTGCCTTTTATGAAGTTAATGTCTTGCTTTCACTGTTTTCACAG TGAATGTATCATTAGATGGTGGAATTGGCTTGAGAGTTCTAAACAAACAGGGTCTTCCAAATCAGATAATGCAACGGCTCGTCGTAACAGGGGTATGTGTAATTGTAAAGTTGCATTTGACGATAGACATGTATAA